The genomic DNA ATTTTTTAATAACGTATATGTGCATAGTTCTAATTTGCCTTTAATCCTTCAGCCGTGGTTTATTTTTAAAAAAGGAGCAGAGATTTATAAAGAGCAGAAATTTGATTTGTTCACAATTCATAGCTATCCTCCTTTTTATAATGATATTGGCGGATTGTGGCTTTACAATAAAATAAAAACCCCTTACTTTTTAGAAGTAATGCATATCACTGGTTATCCCAAAGCAGGGAATTTTAAGGAGTGGTTTTATAAAATTTTAACTAAATATTTTATAAATTTTTTTTCAAAGAGAGCTAAAGCAATTAGAGTGATTAATCAGATACAAACACCAGAATTTTTGAAAAAAGCAGGGGTTGATGAGAAAAAGATAAAAATTGCACCGGCATTTTATATCGATTTTGAAGTATTTAAACCCAATGCCGCAGAAAAAAAATATGACTTGGTTTTTTCCGGTCGATTAGCGAAGAATAAAGGTATATTTTTATTACTGAAAGCAGTGAGAAGTCTCAAATCACAGATTCCAAACATCAAGCTTGTAATTATTGGAAGTGGGCCGTTGGAGAAAAGGATCAAGAAATATATTATAAAGAATAAATTAGAAAATAATGTGGAATTTGTCGGTTGGTTGCCGACCATAAATGATTTGGCGAGAATTTATAATCAATCAAAAATTTTAGTTATGCCGTCATTTAACGAAGGTGGACCGAGAGTAACCTTAGAAGCAATGGCTTGTAAAGTGCCGGTTATTACAAGCAGAGTCGGGGTGATGCTGGATATAATTAAGCATGGTGAAAATGGAATATTTATCAAATGGAATGCCGAGGATATTGCTGAGAAGATAATTTTATTATTAAAGGACGACAATCTAAGGCAGAAGATAGCTGAAAACGGCTGCCAAACAATCCAACGATTTGAAAGAAAAAAAGTAATTGAAAATTATGCAAAAATATATCAAGCTTTGCTACGTTCTGCCTGATTATAATTCCAAAACAGACAGCCATTTTTTCCA from Patescibacteria group bacterium includes the following:
- a CDS encoding glycosyltransferase family 4 protein, whose translation is MKLLIISGDTALAQGKKGPFYYVLEELSKYWERIDIICPRLRQPASPAGGCFGGQAKPCVQKFFNNVYVHSSNLPLILQPWFIFKKGAEIYKEQKFDLFTIHSYPPFYNDIGGLWLYNKIKTPYFLEVMHITGYPKAGNFKEWFYKILTKYFINFFSKRAKAIRVINQIQTPEFLKKAGVDEKKIKIAPAFYIDFEVFKPNAAEKKYDLVFSGRLAKNKGIFLLLKAVRSLKSQIPNIKLVIIGSGPLEKRIKKYIIKNKLENNVEFVGWLPTINDLARIYNQSKILVMPSFNEGGPRVTLEAMACKVPVITSRVGVMLDIIKHGENGIFIKWNAEDIAEKIILLLKDDNLRQKIAENGCQTIQRFERKKVIENYAKIYQALLRSA